GAGTGTTGGCTTCATTTACATATTTGGCCAACAAGCCTTTTATGATGTTTCTGTTTACTGCACCTGCACAACAATTTctactttttttgtcatttttgagcaGTTTATTTGCTTCATTATGGTATTTGTGTAATGCAGGGGTGTCCAGTCCTGCTcttggagggccactgtcctggagctccaaccccaattaaacacacctgagccagctaatcaaggtcttttaATCATACTAAACGTCCAGacgtgtgttgaggcaagttggagctaaactctgcaggacagtggccctccaggaccgattTTGGACACCTCTGGTGTAGTAGATCCATTTTTGCTGAACTGATGGTTGCATTTTAACCAAATGATGTTAACATTACCCAGCTATATGgaatttaacacaaaaaaaattgtaccGTACAAAAGCCTTTTTATAACCTTTCTGTAGGAAGCATACATAGCTGATCTAGATGCCAAGAGTGGTGCCAGCCTCAAACTCACTCTCCTGAACCCTCGCGGACGGATCTGGACCATGGTGGCAGGGGGCGGAGCTTCTGTTGTGTACAGGTACGTGTCGCTCAGGAGTAGTTTGCATATGGATTGTGTATGGATGAATCTCATTGTTAATTGCTTAAATTGAAAGCGatatttcaactaaaaatgtcGTTCCCAATCTGTATAACTGGAATACAAAAgagattttgaagaatgtttcaactCTTTTggccatacaatgaaagtcagtggggtgtAAAACAACATTGGGCACCATCgacttttttattgtttggacaaaaaacattgatcaaaatatcatcttttgtgtttatCTTCTGTGGAAAAGTTATGcagatttggaacgacatgaaggtgagtaaatgatgacggaATATTCATCCTAAATCTTAGTAGAGTAGCTTGGATTGGCAAAATTATCATTTGAGACCGTTAGAAGGGAGATGCTGGTATAATGAGCAGACCTCTTGTGGTTCATGGTCTGAGAGATGAAGCAGATACCTGTATGAGCCAGACGCTGAGAGCTAAATGACTTTACCATCCATGCTTGATAACTATTATCTGGAGGTTTATCTTTCACTACGgcatctgtctttctctctctctctggatgGAGAGAGGAGATGGAGCGAGAGATAGCGATGGGAGACTAATTAGGATGCATATGTGCCTTCTGAGAGTGGAGCAAAGGATCAGGAAACCAAATGTTTTCTTATTTAATgctcacaaacaaacaaacaaacaaataaaaacccATGCTAGATTTACTGGATAGTTTGACTTGCTCTATTTGCTCTGTAATGTTGGGATTTAATTGGGATCTCATTTGGGATAACTTCACATGTTGGTGgttatgtgtttttgtgtctcTGTTTGTATGCATGTCTACTAGCCAGCAGTTTAACCTATTATATTTTTCCTCACTCATAGTGATACAATTTGTGATCTGGGTGGAGTCAATGAACTAGCCAATTACGGCGAGTATTCAGGTGCTCCTAGTGAGCAACAAACATATGATTATGCCAAGACCATCCTCTCCCTCATGACCCGTGAGAAACACCCTGATGGTACGTCCACTGTGATGTGCTTCTTTATTAGTCTTTCACTGATTAGAATgattttaacattaattttaaacaaCAATTCTTGTCTTTTGTGTGTAaactattttataatttttcctAATATTTAGTGTTGATGTGTTGAAGATGTTCATTTCAaagagtttcatttttgggggttTGTCCCACACCCATACTTGAATCTTCCTCtatgagaaaataaaaagtatttttttatatactttttgtcatataataatattattaataagaaTAACAACAGCTTGGTAAAATCAAGACCATGATCGTATTCCAGGATATTTGATTAGATGTTACCTGAAACATTCAGTATGTTACAGAAGTTTCATGTACGTGATTATCCCATGTGTCACCATTCATTTCTCTTGTGTAGGTAAAGTCCTGATCATTGGAGGCAGCATTGCCAACTTCACTAACGTAGCGGCAACATTCAAGGTTAGATCGGAGACTCCCTCACTCTGTGCATGTGCACTTTTACTGTCTATCTGCATTAGCACATGTGAATATTGTTAACGCATGCACACattatgtgtttgtttggcTCAGGGTATCGTCAGGGCTATCAAAGACTACCAGGACCCTCTGAAAGAACATGAAGTCACTATATTTGTCCGTCGTGGTGGCCCAAACTACCAGGAAGGTTTAAGAGTGATGGGGGAAGTTGGTGAGTTTGTTCATGTGCGCattgtttacaaaaaaaaatcaacgcTTTTGTACTCCAACTCATATTAATCTCTTTTGTGTGTGCGCAGGAAAGACCACCGGTATCCCCATTCATGTTTTTGGCACTGAGACCCACATGACCGCTATTGTTGGGATGGCACTAGGTCACAGGCCAATCGCCACACAGCCTCGTGGTGCCGCCCACACCGCTAACTTCCTTCTCAACGCTAGCGGTGGAACCACGGTGAGTGATTATGTGTGTGCAGCAGTCTTACTTTCAGTGTGCTTGCATTTTAAAAACCTCTCATAGCCTCAAGCATGTTATTAGCTGAATCATGGCTTTCAGTAAAGTTTCCTATTTGAGTCTTTCTTCACTGGTTTTAGAGCTCACATCTTAATATGGTGTTTGTGCTGGATTAGAAGTGCCACcgaaaaatcacattatgaccAATGCATAATTCCCTATCGAGATCTTTCTTATTGCTGCCCTTTCCCTCCCGCTCCCAGACTCCTGCCTCCTCCAGATCGGCCTCTTTTTCTGAGGTCAAAACTGGAGCAGAAAACTCATCAGCTCAAAAGACTCGTGCTGGACTTCCTCCAGGTTAGTGCAAATTGATCATTGTCTGCTTGTGTGAGTGTGATCACCAGTAACAGTACTTGAATAGGTTTATGGTAGGCTGGTGCGCCCCCTACAGATCCATGTTAGAAGGGTTTTAAACAGTAATGGACCCAAAGATAAAATGGATTTTTCTTGCTTGCAGTTAAACGCATGCAGTTACACCCACCCATCTGTTTACTGGAAAACCCCtgacttagaaaaaaaaatgcttaatgtGCCACAAGTATTTCTCAGACGCATCTAACATTTGTAATTACAGCCATGAGGCAAACTAAGCAAACTAATCgtataattgttttctataggataaataaaatatttcatcatcATCTGGATTAGATctacctatattgtatttatagtgTTATTTAAAGACACACAAATGTTGATTCCTCCTGGCCACATGTCAATGTCCATGGACCACTGGTTCTTTGgtaagttgtaaggaacactgGATTTACAAGGGGAATTGCAAAAACTCTAGTCATGTTGCAGGAcgttttgccactcagtccagctgaagGGGCGTGTTTGTCAATGCATATACTCTATTAACGTGGCAAACATAAATGGCCTACATCTTAGCATATTAGTACTGCTactactttttaaaattgtatttttatttttttgtcactgCCATCCAGATTTTACAAGGCAGAAGCCACAGAGTCCCAAGTCTTCAAACTGCCCTCTCAGAACATCTAGTTAATAAGAAAGGACACTGTATTGGAAGCATTCCCTTCTTGAGTATATTTTGTTAGCCTATAAAGACTGACTTAAACACTCTGTTATTCTCTAAGAAAGAGATGTGCtgtaatgtttctctttgtccttctgtctttctttctctatAGCCAAAAGCACCACTCTGTTCAGTAACCACACCAAGTCCATAGTGTGGGGGATGCAGACGCGTGCGGTGCAGGGCATGCTGGACTTTGATTATGTATGCTCACGTCAGGAGCCGTCAGTAGCAGCCATGGTTTACCCCTTCACGTGAGTCTTATGAATGCATTTAAAACCCTAGTTTTGGACAGCTGTCTTTATAGTGTGATACCTACTGGTGGAAACCTTGTTTTTGAGTTGGAGCAAATTTCTGTTCAGCAACGTGGTCTTGAGCTTGTCACTTAACCCCTAATGTTAATATACATGATTTCTGTTGTAATCAGTGGAGACCATAAGCAGAAGTTTTACTGGGGCCATAAGGAGATCCTGCTGCCGGTCTATAAGAACATGGCTGATGCAATGAAGAAACATCCAGAAGTGGATGTGCTCATCAGTTTTGCCTCCCTCCGCTCTGCCTATGACAGCACCATAGAGACCATGCAGTACCCACAGGTCTGAGATCAGCATCAGCTGACTTTATATAGTCATATGGCTTTACTGTGCAGTGGACTAATCCTTAAATGTTCACAAACCAATGTGGTCTGATTGTTTATCTGTTCAATGTGTTGTATACAGATCCGCACCATAGCGATCATAGCTGAGGGTATCCCGGAGGCTTTGACTCGCAAGATTATCAAAATGGCAGATGAGAAGGGAGTCACTATCATTGGACCTGCAACGGTATGACTCCAAACTGCATTTCTACTTTGTGTGTGTCCATGTGTGTACTTTGGGGACAAATTGGTTGGATTAATTGTAGGTTTGTGTGCCCTCTACTGGCCAGTTATAGACAACCAGAAGTCCTTATTTGGAAAAATGATTTATAAATGTGTTGAattagtattaataataataatagtattaataataataataatagtattaataataataatagtattaataatagtataaataataataatagtattaataataataataataataataataataaaaaattactataaaatgtatataaagttgtaataataataataataataataatataataattaataataataataattaaaaaatataataatttactataaaatgtatataaagttataataataataataaaaaagataataataataataaagatgatgatgatgatgatataaaatatatgtattaactATACATTTTAGAATAAATTATTCTACAGAAATTTTAAATTCTACAatgcatatataatataataataataataataatatactataaaatgtatataaagttattatagtattaataagttattattattattattattattattattaatatataacaattattCTACAGAAACTTTTTAATTCTACAATgcatatgtaataataataataataatataaaatgatgataatgatgataatataaaatatatgtattaactttatacattttagaATAAAAAATGATTCTACAGAAACTTTAATTCTACAatgcatatataatataatattataataataataactttatatacattttatagtaaattattatagtattaataactattattataatattagtattatattattattattatataaaaattattctACAGAAACTTTTTAATTCTACAATgcattgatgatgatgatgatgatgatgatgatgatgatgatgatgatgatgatataaaatatatgtattaactttatacattttagaATAAATGATTCTACAGAAACTTTAATTCTACAAtgcatatataataataataataataataataataatattataataataataatttactataaaatgtatatagttattaaagtattaataactattattattattattattattattattattattattattattattattattacttttttagatACTACTAATACCataaattatacataaaataaatttatagtTTTAAGTAGTAatactaataaattaattattctaaaataatacattttaaatatatttggactatttagtaattattattagtaattattaaatttattatacatattagaataaaaatacagatgtaacgttttttattttcaatgcatataaaatgtatcaatatcttattattaataataataataataataataacaataatattcataatttatgtaaataaaaatttgattttatttgataattgtatattttatgatttattaataataataataataatagtctGTGGTCTGGgtttatatttgtatatgcTGTAGGTCGGCGGTATTAAACCAGGCTGTTTTAAGATTGGTAATACGGGTGGGATGCTGGATAACATCCTGGCGTCTAAGCTGTACAGGCCGGGCAGTGTGGCTTATGTCTCCCGCTCTGGTGGAATGTCCAATGAGCTCAACAACATCATCTCGCGCACTACAGATGGAGTTTATGAAGGAGTTGCCATTGGAGGAGACAGGTGTGTGTTCAAGTCAACATCTCTTTGATGAAATTCATCTAAGCATATTTTAGTCTCAGTGTAACAATTTGCATAATAGTTAAAACCTGCTGGGTATGTCTTTTCCTGCAGGTATCCAGGCTCTGTGTTTATGGATCATGTGTTGAGGTATCAAGACACACCAGGTGTCAAGATGATCGTTGTGCTCGGAGAAGTGAGTTTGCCATTTATTTAACCACTTACACCATTCTTCCTCCCCTTTAAACATGACACTCAATATGACTATGGCTGCAATATGACACACATGGGTTTTCTCTTCACTTACAGATTGGAGGAAATGAAGAGTACAAGATTTGCAATGGCATTAAAGAAGGCAGGATCACCAAACCTGTGGTCTGCTGGTGCATCGGAACCTGTGCCACCTTGTTCTCCTCTGAGGTGTGTATGACACAGTGATATTAGACATACTGTACTGAGCATTTGCATTGCATATAATGTGTTCAAATGACTTATTTAGGACATTAATATGAGTAAACCTCTTTCAAATGCCTGAATTAATTTACTGTAATCTGCTTTTTTTGTTTAGGTCCAGTTTGGCCACGCTGGAGCTTGTGCTAACCAGGCGTCTGAGACTGCAGTGGCTAAGAACCAAGCTCTGGAAGAGGCAGGAGCATTTGTGCCAAAGAGCTTTGATGAGCTGGGAGAAGTGATCAAGTATGTCCTCTGTCTACTTATGAATTTAACAACATAACCTGACCTTCAGTAACCACATTCTTGTGTATCCTATAGATCTGTGTACGATAATCTGGTATCCAAGGGTGTGATCGTGCCTGCTAAAGAGGTTCCTCCACCCACAGTGCCAATGGATTATTCCTGGGCACGTGTAAGTATGAACTTTTTATCCGTTTTGGGCGACAAATACTCAATTAGAAGATTCTTGCCTGGTGGTTAATAATTATCTGTATGTCCTTCTCTCTGTCTGTAGGAGCTGGGTCTCATCCGTAAGCCTGCGTCCTTCATGACAAGTATCTGTGACGAGAGAGGGCAGGAGCTCATTTACGCTGGCATGCCTATTACTGAGGTCTTTAAGTCTGAGATCGGGCTGGGCGGCACCCTCGGCCTGCTCTGGTTCCAGAGGAGGTGTGTTTCACTgtttgttttaagaatttatttattttttgccacTAGTACCTCACataattaaatgatttttatgTGCATATTGCAGGCTGCCACGATATGCATGTCAGTTCATCGAGATGTGTCTGATGGTGACTGCGGATCACGGCCCTGCTGTGTCTGGAGCTCACAACACCATCGTGTGTGCACGTGCTGGCAAAGACTTGATCTCCAGCCTCACCTCGGGACTCCTGACCATTGTACGGAAATGAAAGCCTTTCCCACATACAGTCTGTTTAGCATCAGAAGAGCATCTGCTTCATCTCTGGTTCTATTTGTGTTTAGGGGGACCGTTTTGGAGGTGCCCTGGACGCAGCTGCTAAGCAGTTCAGTAAGGCGTTTGACAGTGGCATGCTGCCTATGGAGTTTGTCAACAAAATGAAGAAAGACGGCAAACTCATTATGGGCATTGGACACAGGGTGAAATCTGTGAGTacaccaaaacacacacacattcaaaatgTTCGTAAGTGTGTTATATTGCAAATGGGTCAGTTTCACACTGCTTTTCATGCTTGGATTGCTAGCTTGATTGATTAactgattgatttttttttctttttttttttttttttcttttcagatcAATAATCCTGACATGCGGGTGCAGATCCTCAAAGACTTTGTGAAACAGCATTTTCCTGCCACTCAGCTGCTGGACTATGCTCTGGAAGTGGAGAAGATCACCACCTCAAAGGTATAAATGTCTGTTTTGGATCTTGTTTACACCTGATTTTAAAGGTAGAAATGTTTACATGAACACCTTTCGTTACAattgatgaatgaatgatgaatccAAGCATAATGTTTACATGAACACTAAATAAAGGGATCTGGTCAATGTGCACAGTTACATGCCACAAGCAAATCGGATTTGACCTTTTGACATGCGCACACATGAGCATGTGAAACTTTACGTCGTGCTGCTCATATTTATTGATCAGAAAAATGCCCCTTTCCCTTGCCCGGAACAAGGCGTCTGTGGACAAGAGTCTGAAGCAAGGATTGATGAGATAACATGGTCCTGCACCACTTCACAGACGATGAGTGGGAGGAGAATTAAACAATGATGCAACAGTCCTTTATGACACTCTATTCAACAACGGCTCGTTTCATGTCATTACGgcatttctgtgttatttcacatGCGCAGAACTTTCCAGTTTAAATTTTCAATCCGATTGATCAAGTGTTTACATGTCCTATTGAATGGattagaaaaggtttaaacCACCCCTTATAATCCGACTGAAATTGAAATCGGATTTGGCCTATTCAACCCCATTGACTTGTGACTTTTGGTTTTTTTGGACTAGGCTTCTAGTCCGATTACAATTGGATTATTAGGGTCCATGTAAACGCAGCTAGTGCCACACATTTCCCGATCATGGATTCCTTTTGAAATGGCTAGATTCTGTCAGTGAAAATTTGCTGAACAATGTGAAATGTGACCAGAGCTGTAAAAGGAAAACAAGGAAAAACACAGAATATCTTCTGTATGCTTTATGAAGTGAGACAG
The window above is part of the Chanodichthys erythropterus isolate Z2021 chromosome 3, ASM2448905v1, whole genome shotgun sequence genome. Proteins encoded here:
- the aclya gene encoding ATP-citrate synthase; protein product: MSAKAISEQTGKEFLYKHICTTAAVQNRFRYANVTAETDWERLVQDHPWLLTERLVVKPDQLIKRRGKLGLVGVNLDLKGVKEWLKPRFMKETVVGKAKGILKNFLIEPFVAHKQEEEFYVCIYATREGDYMLFHHEGGVDVGDVDSKALKLLVGVDEKISADIVKSQLLTHAPADKKEMLTSFLVGLFNLYEDLYFTYLEINPLVVTKDGVYVLDMAAKIDATADYLCKAKWGDVEFPPPFGREAYPEEAYIADLDAKSGASLKLTLLNPRGRIWTMVAGGGASVVYSDTICDLGGVNELANYGEYSGAPSEQQTYDYAKTILSLMTREKHPDGKVLIIGGSIANFTNVAATFKGIVRAIKDYQDPLKEHEVTIFVRRGGPNYQEGLRVMGEVGKTTGIPIHVFGTETHMTAIVGMALGHRPIATQPRGAAHTANFLLNASGGTTTPASSRSASFSEVKTGAENSSAQKTRAGLPPAKSTTLFSNHTKSIVWGMQTRAVQGMLDFDYVCSRQEPSVAAMVYPFTGDHKQKFYWGHKEILLPVYKNMADAMKKHPEVDVLISFASLRSAYDSTIETMQYPQIRTIAIIAEGIPEALTRKIIKMADEKGVTIIGPATVGGIKPGCFKIGNTGGMLDNILASKLYRPGSVAYVSRSGGMSNELNNIISRTTDGVYEGVAIGGDRYPGSVFMDHVLRYQDTPGVKMIVVLGEIGGNEEYKICNGIKEGRITKPVVCWCIGTCATLFSSEVQFGHAGACANQASETAVAKNQALEEAGAFVPKSFDELGEVIKSVYDNLVSKGVIVPAKEVPPPTVPMDYSWARELGLIRKPASFMTSICDERGQELIYAGMPITEVFKSEIGLGGTLGLLWFQRRLPRYACQFIEMCLMVTADHGPAVSGAHNTIVCARAGKDLISSLTSGLLTIGDRFGGALDAAAKQFSKAFDSGMLPMEFVNKMKKDGKLIMGIGHRVKSINNPDMRVQILKDFVKQHFPATQLLDYALEVEKITTSKKPNLILNVDGFIGVAFVDLLRNCGGFTRDEADEFVEIGALNGIFVLGRSMGFIGHYLDQKRLKQGLYRHPWDDISYVLPEHMTM